AATGCAGCTCCCAAATTCACGAACAAAGCACAAAGCACCACTCGACAAATGCGCTGTAATTCGAGGCGACAAGTATGCAgcgaaaattttaaatgcatttcacGCACTGCGGCTGACGCACCGCTCCCCCAGCCCCACACCCCCTCCCACCACTGGTATTTTCCCAGTGGTTCTCCATTCCTGTCACGCCCGCAAGTGTCGCCAAGCGACGGCTGCCGCTGCCAGCCAGGACCCACTGTTGCACACAGGACGAACAGATCAGAGCCAAGCCAACATATCCGCTTCTCATCGATATTTAAATAGCGCATAATCAAGGTGATGATAACACTATCAGCAAATGGTTATAACACACTGATGTTCTTAAACTAAGAAAACAACAATGTACGTTTAGAAGCCTAAAAGGATAAGtgtttctttcagtgcagATGGCGTTGACTTGATTGGAATTTGACCAGAATTTCGCCCACTGGCAAAATGGAGCATCAATTAGAGCCAAGTGATTTATCCAATTTGTAGCAGGAGAAACCCTTGACAGGACGACACGAGACTTTCTGATTAGTAAAATAAAACTCGAATAACTTTTTAGCAATCTGACGTCAAAGGATCAGACACGAACGCTCGGAATTGAATATCCAAAAGTTTCTTCTTTCCTCGAGATACAGCTGAACTTTGCTCAAGAACTGATTGCTTTATGTTATATGGAAACTCAGAGGAATAACTTTCTCAAAGGGTTTCTAGGTAAGTGATATGAGTTTATTAAGAAGAAGTATTTTTTCAGAACTTAACATTTTCACTAATTAAAGAGAAGACTTTCGGGGAAAGCATATTCTCTCTTTTGAGCAGGACAAGCGCAAACAGTGTGAGAAATGCATAGTTATTTGGATTGGTATAATTCAGAATTCAGAATtcagaaaagtatgcaaaacTTTGTCTCAGAATTTAGGCTCATTTGCATACCAGTCGCACCACAAAAAGTCAACATCTCCAAGTTTTTCACACCATGTGCACGAGAATAAGAATATTAAAATCGCATCTTGCTTGAGGTGTTCGCTTTATAAAGCCATTACCAACTATCCGAAGGACGAAGGCGGGTGGATCCTGGGCGGTGGTTCCTGAACAGTCCGCATGTGTCGGCCGGCATTTTAACACTTTAAtcattgaaatgcaaattcgGAGCCGAGTTTTAGCAAGACATGCGGCAGAGTGGCACATGCATGTTAACACGGCCACCGACTGGCACGCCTCCTGATTCTGCTTCTGTTCCTGGAGGGGACAGCTCAGGATTCTGGCCGGGATTTAGCATATCTGAGATCCGGGCCACACAAAGAGAAAATGTGTATCGAAACGGAGAAGATGCTAGTGGGTTTTTCAAATCTCACTTAATGGTGCCTGAAAGTATGCACCAAGTTTTGAAAAACATGTATGTCCCATGGGTAACAATGTTTTCCGGGTAACAATTTCGAACTTTCCaccttttcatttttgtggCATTTATGGGTCGTTATAAGATTGATGTCGAAATGATTTTTCCTGTGCAGGGGAGAGCACATTTCGAATTCTGCCTACTCCACAGCTGAGTTCCTTTTCGGACCCGGAAAATAATGGAAATGCCGGACCCGGCGAGCGAATAAATTAACCTGGATCGCATTTATATTCGAAAGTAGTGGCTCGGTGATGCTTAAACCTGAGTTTGCCGCAGAATGCTTCCTTTATTGCACGTAAATAAAGTCATAAAGTCATCATTACAACCGCGCCAACGAGGAGCACACGATAAGGAGCACAAAGGACAAACTTTTGTGACTGCGATAAAAATTCGCAAATGCGCACAAATTACtcaaaacatattaaaaactGCGTCCCCGCCTCAACAATTTGCCCAAAACGttgcacaaattaaaaacCCTCTCGAAAGAGCGGAGATAAAAGGAAATTCCATTGTGGCAAGTTTTCCCGATGTGGCAAACTGCAGTGAAAGCACAACTTTCGGGGAAACTGAAAAGTGCAGTTATTGAGTGTTAGTTGCAAGTTCCTTCGCCGATGCGACATGTGAAAAGTTGTGTAATTCAGTTCGAGAAATACACTCTGAATGTGGCGTAAAAAATGAGTTCAATGTTATATTGAGTGTTTTCGAAGTAATGCCAACTTACCAGATTTGATGCTTGAATTTAACCAATTAGCCAATAACcgttgtttaaaataatttatacaatatatatgttatCATAATTGAAAGCAGCTCGAATACCCTATACCTACAATCATGTCATATAGGGGTTGGTATTCACAACCTATCTGTAAATGGTCACATATGTTTTCGGTCGCCAAGTTTTGcttgtaattattattttgccaGAATTGTGTTAAAAGTATGAATAATATTGAAGAGGACACCGAAGCAGCCTTCAAACGGCTCCAGGCTGTCATTCCACAGGTGAAGCAGGCCTACGAGGAAGCCATTGGACAGATCTTCTCGGATTTAAAGTAGGAGAATGGCTGATTAAAAGATTGACCAAACGCTTACTATTGCTTAGCTCCTCAGATCTTGAGTCGTGTGCCTCCATCCTCGAGGAGCACGAATCCACGAGCCTGGACACCGAGCAAATAATCCACAGCACCCGTCGGCTTATGACCAAGATCGTCCTGGATGTGAACCAGTGCTTCTTCTCCGGCAACGACGTGGAGACCAAGCTGACCACGCTGGAAATGCTTAAGGAGCAGTTTGCCGCCCACGAGGGCAAGAACTGGTTAGTGAATGGTTTTGAATTTGGTTGTCCAGCAGCACTTTCCATGGTTTTTAACGTAAATCCGCAGGAACTTCAACTGTCTGTCCCCTGAGGAACTTACTCGCCCTCTGCGCATGCACAACTTGAATCTAAGCATCACATTCATGGAGCAACAGCTTAAGAAACAGGAAAAGGAACTCGAGGTATGTATTTCAACCTCCGAAGAATTAAGTAATACTTGGATTACTTCGATTTTAGATTGCTATGGCCAAAAGCATTAAAAATCGACAGCTTATACATGATGTCCACGCTGAACGGGTGAAAGTGGGATGTATGATGAAGCAGCAGTTGGCCGAGTACCAGGCCATTAAGCCACAGTTAATGGAAATGGAACGGCTAATAAATGATTCGTATGTGCAGGAAGAAAtgtaattttataaaaaaaaacagattattattattattattattattattattattattatattagtTGCTGGGTcttgaaataaatatgaatttcaAACTTACCGCCACAAGTGGCATTGAATTCGAGCGGCGCTTTCCAACACTTCGATGCGTGTGCACAGCTGACTTGCcggcaaatgaaaaacattGAATAATATTCCGAAAGCATGCTGAACTTGTCCGTGGTGCTCCGGGTGCAATCATCGCGCCATGTGGCTTCATATGCcacagcggcggcggcggcagttAAGACGAAGCCACCAAAGGCAAAGTCCAAGGGCAAAAAGCAGAAGGGGGAGCCCCTAATCTCCTGCAGAAGAAGCCAGTTCGATTTAACCCAATACGAGCAGACGGATGCCAAGTTTGGGAGTCTTTCGCTGGCCTCCAAGGGCTGGCTGCACAACAAATCCAAGGGAGACTTCTTCATCCTGAACGCCAGCGTGCGAGGTGAGGAACTCCAGCAGGAAATGCAGACCGTCGATGAGTTCCTCGAGAGCACGGGGATGCAGATTCATCCGCAACTCCTTGAGAACTTGCGAGTCGAGCTGGGCATCAAATTACTGACGGGAATCCAAAAACAGGGAATGCCCGTTGTCCATGGAAATGAGCACTGCCTCATTGCCGCTGAAACTGGGTGTGGAAAAACAATTACATATCTCCTGCCTATCGTAGACAAACTCCTCCAGAAAGAAGTGGTCACCGAACGAAAACTCAACACCCCCCGTGTCTTGATCCTCACTCCCGGCAGAGAACTAGCCACGCAGATTGCTGGGGTCACGGAGAAGCTCACCCAGGGCACCAATCTCAAAGTGCAATCTTTACTTGGCGGCAATACCAAGCAGCTTATGATGAACCCACAGTTCGAGGAGGTGGACATACTGGTCGCCACTCTGGGTGCACTTAGCAAACTGGTGACCACTGGCATCTACCGCATGGAGCAGGTTCGTCATCTGGTTCTAGACGAAGCGGACACCCTCCTAGATGATACGTTCACAGACAAACTTTCCTACTTCCTCAGGAGATTTCCCGTAAGTCATTCTAGGCGATTACCAAAGGAATGGCTTCAATCAGCTTGTTTTTTCTTATTCGACAGTTCCACTTGGTGCAAAAGGAGGATGCTGGCACCCAGATGATCCTGGCCTCGGCCACCATGCCCACGAACACCAGAGAGATCCTTCACAAAGTCATAGACGTGGACACCATCCGTGAGGTCGTCAGTCCGCACCTGCACCGACTGATGTCTCATGTGA
The sequence above is a segment of the Drosophila melanogaster chromosome 2L genome. Coding sequences within it:
- the Dbp21E2 gene encoding DEAD box protein 21E2, producing the protein MLNLSVVLRVQSSRHVASYATAAAAAVKTKPPKAKSKGKKQKGEPLISCRRSQFDLTQYEQTDAKFGSLSLASKGWLHNKSKGDFFILNASVRGEELQQEMQTVDEFLESTGMQIHPQLLENLRVELGIKLLTGIQKQGMPVVHGNEHCLIAAETGCGKTITYLLPIVDKLLQKEVVTERKLNTPRVLILTPGRELATQIAGVTEKLTQGTNLKVQSLLGGNTKQLMMNPQFEEVDILVATLGALSKLVTTGIYRMEQVRHLVLDEADTLLDDTFTDKLSYFLRRFPFHLVQKEDAGTQMILASATMPTNTREILHKVIDVDTIREVVSPHLHRLMSHVTQKFLRLSKADRPATLLSLVKHDLAKRRPLIVFSNKSTTSDFVSIFLNNSGVNCLNLNGDMLMKIRLGRFEQFQNGHCDVLSTTDVGSRGLDTTRARHVVNFDFPLHVSDYIHRCGRIGRVGNMDKALVTNLISSRREIDVVQRIEHAARTGGLLPDVNANIRNIINKRIVAEMKAAGMPVPALGSLNGHTPQEEAF
- the Nnf1b gene encoding Nnf1b, translating into MNNIEEDTEAAFKRLQAVIPQVKQAYEEAIGQIFSDLNSSDLESCASILEEHESTSLDTEQIIHSTRRLMTKIVLDVNQCFFSGNDVETKLTTLEMLKEQFAAHEGKNWNFNCLSPEELTRPLRMHNLNLSITFMEQQLKKQEKELEIAMAKSIKNRQLIHDVHAERVKVGCMMKQQLAEYQAIKPQLMEMERLINDSYVQEEM